A region from the Aphis gossypii isolate Hap1 chromosome 1, ASM2018417v2, whole genome shotgun sequence genome encodes:
- the LOC114123631 gene encoding nucleoplasmin-like protein isoform X2: MTEDYFWGVTLDKTKGTEVWDPDVKPDANDSTHVFRGEHTLLVKQAVLGPEVPDGEVNVIEVEAMGYKSDIKFPVVVLKGGSGHSQCVLDLLFPDPPVTFKLVKGNGPIHLLGNHSVGTGEGMADEEDDDEIDEEFEEEEEEVIEEEKNSVEEKKRKIAANSNSKGGKAAKRPKIDSESN, from the exons ATGACAGAAGACTACTTTTGGG gaGTTACTTTGGATAAGACAAAGGGTACTGAAGTGTGGGATCCCGATGTAAAACCAGATGCCAATGATAGTACTCACGTTTTCCGGGGTGAACATACATTACTTGTCAAAcag gctgTTCTAGGACCAGAAGTACCAGATGGTGAAGTAAATGTAATTGAAGTTGAAGCAATGGGTTACAAATCTGATATTAAGTTCCCTGTTGTTGTTTTGAAAGGAGGTTCAGGTCACAGTCAATGTGTACTTGATCTCTTGTTCCCAGACCCTCCAGTAACGTTTAAACTTGTAAAAGGCAATGGTCCAATTCATCTATTGGGAAATCACTCAGTTGGta CTGGTGAAGGAATGGCAGATGAAGAAGATGATGATGAAATTGATGAAGAAtttgaagaagaagaagaagaagtaattgaagaagaaaaaaatagt GTAGAAGAAAAGAAACGTAAAATAGCAgctaattcaaattcaaaggGCGGTAAAGCTGCTAAGAGGCCTAAAATTGATAGCGAA agtaATTAA
- the LOC114123631 gene encoding nucleoplasmin-like protein ANO39 isoform X1 yields the protein MTEDYFWGVTLDKTKGTEVWDPDVKPDANDSTHVFRGEHTLLVKQAVLGPEVPDGEVNVIEVEAMGYKSDIKFPVVVLKGGSGHSQCVLDLLFPDPPVTFKLVKGNGPIHLLGNHSVGIAGEGMADEEDDDEIDEEFEEEEEEVIEEEKNSVEEKKRKIAANSNSKGGKAAKRPKIDSESN from the exons ATGACAGAAGACTACTTTTGGG gaGTTACTTTGGATAAGACAAAGGGTACTGAAGTGTGGGATCCCGATGTAAAACCAGATGCCAATGATAGTACTCACGTTTTCCGGGGTGAACATACATTACTTGTCAAAcag gctgTTCTAGGACCAGAAGTACCAGATGGTGAAGTAAATGTAATTGAAGTTGAAGCAATGGGTTACAAATCTGATATTAAGTTCCCTGTTGTTGTTTTGAAAGGAGGTTCAGGTCACAGTCAATGTGTACTTGATCTCTTGTTCCCAGACCCTCCAGTAACGTTTAAACTTGTAAAAGGCAATGGTCCAATTCATCTATTGGGAAATCACTCAGTTGGta TAGCTGGTGAAGGAATGGCAGATGAAGAAGATGATGATGAAATTGATGAAGAAtttgaagaagaagaagaagaagtaattgaagaagaaaaaaatagt GTAGAAGAAAAGAAACGTAAAATAGCAgctaattcaaattcaaaggGCGGTAAAGCTGCTAAGAGGCCTAAAATTGATAGCGAA agtaATTAA